Sequence from the Burkholderia cepacia genome:
ACTCCGCCGAACACGCCGATCCGGCGCTCGCCATGACGGCCCGTGAGGTACAGACGGATCACGCATAGATTGACGGCGGTAAAGGCGAGAAACGCGCCGAAGTTGATGAACGACGTGGAGGTGGCGACATCCAGCTTCAGCGCGATCAATCCGACACTGCCGGCCAGTGCGATGTTGATCGCGGGCGTCTTAAAGTGCGGATGAATGAAACCGAAGATACGCTTCGGAAGGATCTCGTCGCGGCCCATCGCATAGAGCAGCCGGCCGACGCTCGCTTGCGCGGAGATGCCAGACGCGAACTGGGCGAGGATCAGTCCTGCGAGGAACACAGTGACGAATAGATCGCCACCGATCATCTTCGCCACTTCGAAAGCGGCCGAATCCGTATCCTTGAATTCGACGCCCGGATGCGCGAGCTGCATCGTATATGCCGCGATCACGAAAATCGCGCCGCCGATCAGCGCAATCAGCAGGATCGCACGCGGCATGTTCTTTTTCGGATCGATCGTTTCCTCGGTCAGCGTCGAGACGGCGTCAAAACCGAGATACGAATACGCGGCGATCGCGGCGCCTGCCATCGTCGCGCCGAACGGCACGTGCGGCTTGAAGAACGGCTCCGCCATCGCGATGCCGCCCGGGCCCGCCGCGGCCGACGCATAGTGCCAGCACAGCACGACGAACATCGCGACGATTGCCAGTTGCACGACCATCAGCACGATATTGAAGCGCGCGGCCAGTTCGATGCCGACGATGTTCAACCCGCTCGTCAGCACTATGAACGCGACGATCCAGATCCAGGTCGGCACGTGCGAAAATGCCGCGTTCAGGTACGCCGCGCCGATCAGCCAGATCACCATCGGCAGGAAGAAATAGTCGAGCAACGTCGCCC
This genomic interval carries:
- a CDS encoding APC family permease, whose product is MQASSTHEPARLKRTLGLPSVLLFGLAYMAPLIVYGTYGVLAKASDDTAALAYLLALVAIAFTALSYGKLARLYPAAGSAYTYTRKTFNPYLGFMIGWATLLDYFFLPMVIWLIGAAYLNAAFSHVPTWIWIVAFIVLTSGLNIVGIELAARFNIVLMVVQLAIVAMFVVLCWHYASAAAGPGGIAMAEPFFKPHVPFGATMAGAAIAAYSYLGFDAVSTLTEETIDPKKNMPRAILLIALIGGAIFVIAAYTMQLAHPGVEFKDTDSAAFEVAKMIGGDLFVTVFLAGLILAQFASGISAQASVGRLLYAMGRDEILPKRIFGFIHPHFKTPAINIALAGSVGLIALKLDVATSTSFINFGAFLAFTAVNLCVIRLYLTGRHGERRIGVFGGVVFPAIGAVSDIWLLVSLEKAALVLGVGWFMLGLVYLCWITRLFRQAPPEVAI